A genomic stretch from Hirundo rustica isolate bHirRus1 chromosome 26, bHirRus1.pri.v3, whole genome shotgun sequence includes:
- the GATAD2A gene encoding transcriptional repressor p66-alpha isoform X1 → MSEDSCRTRSQKRALERESEPDNKKLRMDKGIPGSDLGAEGDAKIRADPGPGKIPGMLKSGEVKATIKVELPAGDEPVDMSTSKGDSRRERRVPSPDVIVLSDNEPSSPRVNGLSRAGSPEPGAPALLRSPEQRERLIKQLQEELRLEEAKLVLLKKLRQSQSQKETPAAKLSSGPSGSAAATPPPLVRGPQAVPAGKTSLQPSSSRIPGSGIPPPLLRGGQGAASKLGSQQSPQIVMPPLVRGAQQIHTIRQHSGTGPPPLLLAPRASVPSVQIQGQRIIQQGLIRVANVPNASLLVNIPQASPTSLKGSAVPSAQAGAVPAGSAALAGSGDAPGSRQAAAKLALRKQLEKTLLEIPPPKPPAPEMNFLPSAANNEFIYLVGLEEVVQNLLETQGKVAVAVSCREPYLCAQCHTDFTCRWREEKNGTIMCETCMASNQKKALKAEHTNRLKAAFVKALQQEQEIEQRILQQTAPPGQPKAEPVGQHHALKQSSSQMSRGAGASRGVLHAFSPSPKLQSSSGSAALGSRPGKHAERSGSKGSAGAWKKNPINTGGALPFVSPSLAVHKSASAVDRQREYLLDMIPPRSIPQSATWK, encoded by the exons ATGAGCGAGGACTCATGCCGCACCCGCAGCCAGAAGCGCGCCCTGGAGCGGGAATCGGAGCCGGACAATAAAAAACTCAGgatggacaaaggaatcccGGGATCCGACCTCGGCGCCGAGGGCGACGCGAAAATCAGAGCGGATCCCGGGCCCGGGAAAATCCCGGGAATGCTGAAAAGTGGGGAGGTGAAAGCCACCATCAAAGTGGAGCTGCCGGCCGGGGACGAGCCCGTGGACATGAGCACGTCCAAAGG GGATTCCCGGCGGGAGCGCCGCGTTCCCTCCCCGGACGTCATCGTGCTGTCGGACAACGAGCCCTCGAGCCCCCGCGTGAACGGGCTGAGCCGCGCCGGCAGCCCCGAGCCCGGAGCGCCGGCACTGCTG CGGAGCCCGGAGCAGCGGGAGCGCCTGAtcaagcagctgcaggaggagctgcggCTGGAGGAGGCCAAACTGGTGCTGCTCAAGAAACTCcggcagagccagagccagaagGAAACGCCGGCGGCCAAG ctttcctcGGGCCCCTCTGGAAGCGCTGCGGCCACGCCCCCGCCCTTGGTGCGGGGTCCTCAGGCTGTTCCCGCTGGGAAAACTTCCCTCCAG ccCTCTTCCAGCCGCATTCCAGGCTCTGGAATTCCTCCCCCGCTGCTCCGGGGGGGCCAAGGCGCCGCCTCCAAGCTGGGGTCGCAGCAGAGCCCCCAGATCGTGATGCCGCCCTTGGTCCGAGGGGCCCAG CAAATCCACACGATCCGGCAGCACTCCGGCACGGgcccgccgccgctgctgctggcgCCGCGCGCCTCCGTGCCCTCGGTGCAGATCCAGGGCCAGCGGATCATCCAGCAGGGCCTGATCCGCGTGGCCAACGTGCCCAACGCCAGCCTGCTCGTCAACATCCCGCAG GCGTCCCCCACGTCCCTGAAGGGCTCGGCGGTGCCCTCAGCCCAGGCCGGCGCTGTCCCCGCGGGCTCGGCGGCGCTGGCGGGCAGCGGCGACGCCCCGGGCAGCCGGCAGGCCGCCGCCAAGCTGGCGCTGCgcaagcagctggagaagacGCTGCTGGAGATCCCCCCGCCCAAACCGCCCGCGCCCGAGATGAACTTCCTGCCCAGCGCCGCCAACAACGAGTTCATTTACctggtggggctggaggaggtggTGCAGAACCTGCTGGAGACTCAGG GGAAGGTGGCGGTGGCCGTGTCCTGCCGGGAGCCCTACCTGTGTGCCCAGTGCCACACGGACTTCACGTGCCGCTGGCGGGAGGAGAAGAACGGCACCATCATGTGCGAGACCTGCATGGCCTCCAACCAGAAGAAGGCCCTGAAGGCCGAGCACACGAACCGGCTCAAGGCCGCCTTCGTCAaggccctgcagcaggagcaggagatcGAGCAGAGGATCCTGCAGCAAACGGCTCCTCCCGGGCAGCCCAAGGCCGAGCCCGTGGGGCAGCACCACGCGCTCAAGCAG agctccagccagATGTCCCGAGGTGCCGGCGCTTCCCGAGGGGTCCTGCACGCCTTCAGCCCCTCGCCGAAGCTCCAGAGCTCCTCGGGCAGCGCCGCCCTCGGGAGCCGGCCCGGGAAACACGCGGAGAGATCCGGCAGCAAGGGCAGCGCGGGCGCCTGGAAGAAAAATCCCATCAACACAG gTGGGGCCCTGCCCTTCGTCAGCCCCTCTCTGGCCGTGCACAAATCGGCCTCAGCCGTGGACCGGCAGCGCGAGTATCTCCTGGATATGATCCCGCCCCGCTCCATCCCACAGTCGGCCACGTGGAAATAA
- the GATAD2A gene encoding transcriptional repressor p66-alpha isoform X2, producing the protein MSEDSCRTRSQKRALERESEPDNKKLRMDKGIPGSDLGAEGDAKIRADPGPGKIPGMLKSGEVKATIKVELPAGDEPVDMSTSKGDSRRERRVPSPDVIVLSDNEPSSPRVNGLSRAGSPEPGAPALLRSPEQRERLIKQLQEELRLEEAKLVLLKKLRQSQSQKETPAAKPSSSRIPGSGIPPPLLRGGQGAASKLGSQQSPQIVMPPLVRGAQQIHTIRQHSGTGPPPLLLAPRASVPSVQIQGQRIIQQGLIRVANVPNASLLVNIPQASPTSLKGSAVPSAQAGAVPAGSAALAGSGDAPGSRQAAAKLALRKQLEKTLLEIPPPKPPAPEMNFLPSAANNEFIYLVGLEEVVQNLLETQGKVAVAVSCREPYLCAQCHTDFTCRWREEKNGTIMCETCMASNQKKALKAEHTNRLKAAFVKALQQEQEIEQRILQQTAPPGQPKAEPVGQHHALKQSSSQMSRGAGASRGVLHAFSPSPKLQSSSGSAALGSRPGKHAERSGSKGSAGAWKKNPINTGGALPFVSPSLAVHKSASAVDRQREYLLDMIPPRSIPQSATWK; encoded by the exons ATGAGCGAGGACTCATGCCGCACCCGCAGCCAGAAGCGCGCCCTGGAGCGGGAATCGGAGCCGGACAATAAAAAACTCAGgatggacaaaggaatcccGGGATCCGACCTCGGCGCCGAGGGCGACGCGAAAATCAGAGCGGATCCCGGGCCCGGGAAAATCCCGGGAATGCTGAAAAGTGGGGAGGTGAAAGCCACCATCAAAGTGGAGCTGCCGGCCGGGGACGAGCCCGTGGACATGAGCACGTCCAAAGG GGATTCCCGGCGGGAGCGCCGCGTTCCCTCCCCGGACGTCATCGTGCTGTCGGACAACGAGCCCTCGAGCCCCCGCGTGAACGGGCTGAGCCGCGCCGGCAGCCCCGAGCCCGGAGCGCCGGCACTGCTG CGGAGCCCGGAGCAGCGGGAGCGCCTGAtcaagcagctgcaggaggagctgcggCTGGAGGAGGCCAAACTGGTGCTGCTCAAGAAACTCcggcagagccagagccagaagGAAACGCCGGCGGCCAAG ccCTCTTCCAGCCGCATTCCAGGCTCTGGAATTCCTCCCCCGCTGCTCCGGGGGGGCCAAGGCGCCGCCTCCAAGCTGGGGTCGCAGCAGAGCCCCCAGATCGTGATGCCGCCCTTGGTCCGAGGGGCCCAG CAAATCCACACGATCCGGCAGCACTCCGGCACGGgcccgccgccgctgctgctggcgCCGCGCGCCTCCGTGCCCTCGGTGCAGATCCAGGGCCAGCGGATCATCCAGCAGGGCCTGATCCGCGTGGCCAACGTGCCCAACGCCAGCCTGCTCGTCAACATCCCGCAG GCGTCCCCCACGTCCCTGAAGGGCTCGGCGGTGCCCTCAGCCCAGGCCGGCGCTGTCCCCGCGGGCTCGGCGGCGCTGGCGGGCAGCGGCGACGCCCCGGGCAGCCGGCAGGCCGCCGCCAAGCTGGCGCTGCgcaagcagctggagaagacGCTGCTGGAGATCCCCCCGCCCAAACCGCCCGCGCCCGAGATGAACTTCCTGCCCAGCGCCGCCAACAACGAGTTCATTTACctggtggggctggaggaggtggTGCAGAACCTGCTGGAGACTCAGG GGAAGGTGGCGGTGGCCGTGTCCTGCCGGGAGCCCTACCTGTGTGCCCAGTGCCACACGGACTTCACGTGCCGCTGGCGGGAGGAGAAGAACGGCACCATCATGTGCGAGACCTGCATGGCCTCCAACCAGAAGAAGGCCCTGAAGGCCGAGCACACGAACCGGCTCAAGGCCGCCTTCGTCAaggccctgcagcaggagcaggagatcGAGCAGAGGATCCTGCAGCAAACGGCTCCTCCCGGGCAGCCCAAGGCCGAGCCCGTGGGGCAGCACCACGCGCTCAAGCAG agctccagccagATGTCCCGAGGTGCCGGCGCTTCCCGAGGGGTCCTGCACGCCTTCAGCCCCTCGCCGAAGCTCCAGAGCTCCTCGGGCAGCGCCGCCCTCGGGAGCCGGCCCGGGAAACACGCGGAGAGATCCGGCAGCAAGGGCAGCGCGGGCGCCTGGAAGAAAAATCCCATCAACACAG gTGGGGCCCTGCCCTTCGTCAGCCCCTCTCTGGCCGTGCACAAATCGGCCTCAGCCGTGGACCGGCAGCGCGAGTATCTCCTGGATATGATCCCGCCCCGCTCCATCCCACAGTCGGCCACGTGGAAATAA